In Castanea sativa cultivar Marrone di Chiusa Pesio chromosome 6, ASM4071231v1, a single window of DNA contains:
- the LOC142638389 gene encoding elongator complex protein 6, giving the protein MDQRAPNLLDEALGLVDEEKTKPWPLSSRVVLVEDRVETSGAFVLHHLLKRALSPHSSNDVVVFLAFSQPFSHYDRVLRKLGCNLTAQRENNRFFFLDLLMSEFPDGDEGNKDGLVALYGKIEKVVTTSFQENKKCITIVIDDFSLMEVAANGSTNYVLDFLRYCRTLTSAFGCSLVVLNHEDIYSSIERPALILQMEYLADILIKAEPLATGLATDVHGQLRVLNKEIRDEQGSSRNKICNFHFRVKENGVEYFYPGSKT; this is encoded by the exons ATGGATCAGCGAGCTCCGAACTTACTAGACGAAGCCCTAGGGCTTGTGGACGAAGAAAAGACAAAGCCTTGGCCGCTAAGCAGCCGAGTTGTTCTCGTGGAGGACCGAGTCGAGACTAGCGGCGCTTTTGTTCTCCACCACCTCCTCAAGCGTGCTCTCTCTCCTCACTCCTCTAACGACGTCGTTGTCTTCCTCGCTTTCTCTCAGCCCTTCTCTCACTACGATCGCGTCCTCAGAAAActt GGTTGCAACTTAACTGCCCAAAGAGAGAATAACAGATTCTTTTTCCTTGACTTGCTCATGTCAGAGTTTCCAG ATGGAGATGAAGGAAATAAAGATGGGCTTGTTGCTTTGTAtgggaaaattgaaaaagtggTCACTACCTCATTTCAAGAAAACAAGAAGTGTATTACCATTGTTATAGATGATTTCTCTCTTATGGAGGTGGCTGCTAATGGCTCTACAAATTATGTCTTAGACTTTCTGCGTTACTGCCGCACATTAACATCGGCATTT GGTTGTTCTTTAGTTGTCCTTAACCATGAGGATATATATTCAAGCATAGAGAGACCTGCACTTATTTTACAGATGGAGTACCTTGCAGACATTCTAATAAAGGCAGAACCATTGGCCACTGGTTTGGCCACAGATGTGCACGGACAG TTGAGAGTTTTAAACAAGGAAATACGGGATGAGCAGGGGAGCTCAAGAAACAAGATATGTAATTTTCACTTCAGGGTCAAGGAGAACGGTGTTGAATATTTTTATCCTGGAAGCAAAACTTGA
- the LOC142639161 gene encoding two-component response regulator-like PRR37: protein MRIVQMNNNGPRTEGLMKIKHHLQDEHKEIKNGRILGEDQGLSEENESRINEDAEDVDDGQMEAAQDKVQTQVVMQGSQQQHQRPLVRWERFLPLRSLKVLLVENDDSTRHVVSALLRNCGYEVTAAENGLQAWKILEDYTTHVDLVLTEVVMPCLSGIGLLSKIMSHKTCKNIPVIMMSSYDSMNIVFKCLSKGAVDFLAKPIRKNELKNLWQHVWRKCHSCSGSGSGSESAVHIRTSTKLKSGDEYNNTGSNDEDDNRSIGLNLRDGSDDGSGTQSSWTKRAVEVDSPQPISPWEQLADAPDSTCARVFHSRPEAFGNNWVPVEHEEHDDEFDNVVMGKDLKIGEPRIPNLQLEDPSAKGLANLAGTSEDKISEIDSRKDDENLLKRQVELHSEKLNGELEDKASDLMGLTTKRTDPEMESVVFNVPNGTSKVSNMKDKAIFDIKETPLSLKRLKDVGDTGNSAPDRNVLKHSDLSAFSRYTSATTNQAPTGNVGSCPLGKSSEAAKTESKQNFQSSSNNTQPNQCSNGSSNNIDMGSTTNNVSTKQVPFDDKSLPKSAVKCLHPSSAFQPVQNSHIPHPQSRIQDKKDAAMTNMILAQTRGLNQQVQVQHHHHHYHHHHHHVHSMAQEELDNHDDLSLKNHADAAPQCGSSNLLSASLEGNAGSHSLNGSASGSNHGSNGQNGSTATLNASGTNMESDNGIAGKGEASGIIGFTSRSGIDPDRVALREAALNKFRQKRKERCFEKKVRYQSRKKLAEQRPRVRGQFVRQVVHENQSKHTHC, encoded by the exons ATGAGAATAGTTCAGATGAATAATAATGGTCCTAGGACCGAAGGGTTGATGAAAATAAAACACCATCTGCAAGATGAGCACAAGGAAATAAAGAATGGGAGGATTTTAGGTGAGGACCAAGGTCTATCAGAAGAGAATGAGTCACGGATTAATGAGGATGCAGAGGATGTTGATGATGGGCAGATGGAAGCAGCCCAAGACAAGGTGCAAACCCAGGTTGTCATGCAGGGCTCACAGCAACAGCACCAAAGGCCTCTGGTTCGCTGGGAGAGGTTTCTGCCTCTTAGGTCTCTTAAGGTTCTACTGGTGGAAAATGATGATTCAACTCGGCATGTTGTCAGCGCATTGCTTCGAAATTGTGGCTATGAAG TTACAGCAGCAGAAAATGGTCTACAAGCTTGGAAGATCTTAGAAGATTATACCACTCATGTTGATCTAGTTTTGACTGAGGTAGTCATGCCTTGTTTATCAGGCATTGGCCTTTTAAGCAAGATAATGAGCCACAAAACTTGCAAGAATATTCCTGTGATTA TGATGTCATCTTACGATTCCATGAATATAGTCTTTAAATGTCTGTCAAAGGGTGCGGTTGACTTTTTAGCAAAGCCGATTCGAAAGAATGAGCTAAAAAATCTTTGGCAGCATGTTTGGAGGAAATGTCACAGC TGTAGTGGCAGTGGTAGTGGAAGTGAAAGTGCTGTACATATACGAACTTCCACAAAGTTGAAAAGTGGTGATGAGTACAACAACACTGGCAGTAATGATGAAGATGATAATAGAAGCATTGGTTTGAATCTTAGGGATGGGAGTGATGATGGAAGTGGTACTCAG AGCTCTTGGACAAAAAGGGCAGTAGAAGTTGACAGCCCCCAACCAATTTCACCATGGGAACAGTTAGCCGATGCTCCTGATAGCACTTGTGCCCGGGTTTTTCATTCAAGGCCAGAGGCATTTGGCAACAACTGGGTGCCTGTGGAGCATGAAGAGCATGATGATGAGTTTG ACAATGTTGTCATGGGCAAAGACTTGAAGATCGGAGAACCAAGAATTCCAAATTTGCAGCTGGAAGACCCAAGTGCCAAGGGGTTGGCTAACTTAGCTGGCACTAGTGAAGACAAAATTTCTGAAATAGATTCAAGGAAAGATGATGAGAATCTGCTGAAAAGACAAGTGGAGCTCCACAGTGAGAAACTAAATGGCGAATTGGAGGACAAAGCCTCTGATCTAATGGGTCTGACCACTAAAAGGACTGATCCTGAGATGGAAAGTGTGGTCTTTAATGTCCCAAATGGTACCTCCAAGGTATCCAACATGAAAGATAAGGCCATCTTTGACATTAAGGAAACACCGCTCAGTTTAAAGAGGCTGAAAGATGTTGGAGATACTGGCAACAGTGCTCCTGACCGAAATGTTTTGAAACATTCAGACCTTTCAGCCTTCTCAAG GTACACCTCTGCAACTACTAATCAGGCTCCAACGGGGAATGTTGGTAGCTGTCCTCTTGGTAAGAGCTCAGAGGCAGCTAAAACTGAATCAAagcaaaattttcaatctaGCTCAAATAATACACAACCCAATCAATGTTCCAATGGCAGTAGTAACAACATTGACATGGGCTCCACTACTAATAATGTTTCCACCAAACAAGTGCCATTCGATGACAAGTCACTACCCAAATCTGCGGTCAAATGTCTCCATCCCTCCTCTGCCTTCCAACCAGTGCAAAATAGCCATATTCCTCACCCTCAGTCAAGAATACAAGATAAGAAAGATGCTGCAATGACTAATATGATTTTGGCACAAACAAGGGGTCTCAACCAGCAGGTCCAAGTGCAGCACCACCATCATCAttaccaccatcaccaccaccatgtGCACAGCATGGCCCAAGAGGAGCTGGATAACCACGATGATCTGTCTTTGAAAAACCATGCAGATGCAGCTCCTCAATGTGGATCATCAAATTTGTTAAGTGCGTCCCTTGAAGGAAATGCTGGCAGTCACAGTTTGAATGGAAGTGCCTCAGGAAGCAACCACGGAAGCAATGGGCAGAATGGAAGCACTGCCACTTTAAATGCTTCAGGAACAAATATGGAAAGTGATAATGGGATCGCTGGAAAAGGGGAAGCAAGTGGTATAATCGGATTTACAAGCAGAAGTGGAATTGATCCAGACCGTGTTGCACTAAGAGAGGCTGCTTTAAACAAATTCCGCCAgaagaggaaagagagatgctTTGAGAAAAAG GTCCGATACCAGAGCAGGAAGAAACTGGCAGAACAGAGACCACGGGTTCGGGGGCAATTTGTTCGACAGGTGGTGCACGAAAACCAAAGCAAGCATACACATTGCTAA